In one window of Salvia miltiorrhiza cultivar Shanhuang (shh) unplaced genomic scaffold, IMPLAD_Smil_shh original_scaffold_326, whole genome shotgun sequence DNA:
- the LOC131004096 gene encoding uncharacterized protein LOC131004096, protein METLRLFLHHILSFHITLAATISHYLFSPFSKIRRFPICTPVFEWILSFYFKFACNLIQCTVDLDDQTTMHFLAPAHRRFNKPNLLMIHGYGGNSKWQFVYQVASLAESFNVYIPDLLFFGKSYTNRTNRTEAFQAECVAAGLRRLGVESCSVYAISYGGFVCYRMAEMHPELVEKAVIVSSGVGCTKSQKGEQMKNVGVDVLDLLLPRTTVGMKRLVELSVYKSNPLRWAPEFMLEEFIDTMCNTNRKEKQELVEHLLANSEECKIRPLSQEILLVWGDKDKIFPLSFAYQLQRNLGPKASLEILRDTGHAVNFDSPDSLNDLIKGFILE, encoded by the exons ATGGAGACTCTGCGCCTCTTCCTCCACCACATCCTCTCCTTCCACATCACCCTCGCCGCCACCATCTCCCACTACCTCTTCTCCCCCTTCTCCAAAATCCGCCGCTTCCCAATCTGCACTCCCGTCTTCGAGTGGATCCTCTCCTTCTACTTCAAATTCGCATGCAACCTGATCCAATGCACCGTCGATTTGGACGATCAGACCACCATGCATTTCCTCGCCCCCGCCCACCGCAGATTCAACAAGCCCAATCTGTTGATGATCCATGGCTACGGCGGCAACTCCAAGTGGCAATTCGTCTACCAG GTGGCGTCGCTAGCGGAATCCTTCAATGTCTACATACCGGACCTCCTCTTCTTCGGGAAATCCTACACAAACCGCACGAACCGCACCGAGGCGTTTCAGGCGGAGTGCGTGGCGGCGGGGTTGAGGAGATTGGGCGTGGAGAGTTGTTCGGTGTATGCGATCAGCTACGGCGGATTTGTATGCTATCGGATGGCTGAGATGCACCCGGAGCTGGTGGAGAAGGCGGTGATCGTGAGCAGTGGGGTCGGGTGCACGAAGAGCCAGAAGGGGGAGCAGATGAAGAACGTGGGGGTTGATGTACTGGATCTGCTCCTTCCCCGGACGACAGTCGGAATGAAGCGGCTGGTGGAGCTCTCCGTCTACAAGTCTAATCCTCTGCGGTGGGCCCCGGAATTCATGCTCGAGGAGTTCATTGAC ACAATGTGCAACACTAACAGGAAGGAGAAACAAGAGCTAGTAGAACATCTTTTGGCCAATAGCGAAGAATGCAAGATTCGACCACTCAGTCAG GAAATTTTGCTTGTTTGGGGCGACAAGGATAAGATCTTCCCTTTAAGCTTCGCCTATCAGTTGCAAAG AAACTTGGGCCCGAAAGCTAGTCTGGAAATTCTCCGGGATACAGGGCATGCAGTAAACTTCGACTCTCCCGATTCCTTGAATGATCTGATCAAAGGATTTATCTTGGAGTGA